One window from the genome of Paraclostridium sordellii encodes:
- a CDS encoding sensor histidine kinase, whose amino-acid sequence MNKSITNKIMMFFLVIIFFVIFSIVMYSNSSLNKIVEYLIGNEIKETTKSINLYLEQYFRFNKMEFNKIAFTAESSHISKDLTYRLGKTVYIYNNRGRLVYPKVDAHKIPKVTKDMENARNGELSYTIEYKDNKALVYVSYPILRDDKFIGMIRFVSDYTPLFEQTTSFVDKTLIFSIMIFAISMIIAYIISKQITLPIKKLANKTKEVTRGNFDVKIDIESEDELGILASDFSNMLETINTQIKTIETDRDNLKELSEKQKKFFDNVTHELKTPMTTIIGYSEIIKDNEFSDIEFFNKGINRIISEANRLNRMIVQLLEISKNTNKNFDYELKKIDLSKIIISMCEDMIHKARKYNMDIKFDVESDIKIIANEDKIKEIIINLLDNSIKYGQVNSDIYLDAHRDGKYVNISVLDTGEGIEASEIDNILSPFYRVSKSETRELGSTGLGLAIVKSIVDSYNGKIYIKSEVNKGTQVIVKLPTIS is encoded by the coding sequence ATGAATAAGTCAATAACTAATAAAATAATGATGTTTTTCTTAGTTATAATTTTCTTTGTTATATTTTCTATCGTAATGTATAGTAATTCTTCTTTAAATAAAATAGTAGAATATTTAATTGGTAATGAAATAAAAGAAACAACAAAGAGTATAAATTTATATCTAGAACAGTACTTTAGATTTAATAAAATGGAATTTAACAAAATTGCATTTACAGCGGAAAGTAGCCATATTTCTAAAGATTTAACTTATAGATTAGGAAAAACCGTATATATATACAACAATAGAGGCAGATTAGTGTATCCTAAAGTAGATGCACATAAAATACCTAAGGTTACTAAAGATATGGAAAATGCCAGAAATGGAGAATTATCATATACTATAGAGTATAAGGACAATAAAGCATTGGTTTATGTATCCTATCCTATTTTAAGAGATGATAAGTTTATTGGTATGATAAGGTTTGTAAGTGATTACACTCCTTTATTTGAACAGACAACATCTTTTGTTGATAAAACTTTGATTTTCTCAATAATGATATTTGCTATAAGTATGATTATTGCATATATAATTTCTAAGCAAATTACATTACCTATAAAAAAATTAGCTAATAAAACAAAAGAAGTCACAAGAGGAAACTTTGATGTGAAAATAGATATTGAGTCTGAAGATGAATTAGGAATACTTGCTTCAGATTTTAGCAATATGCTAGAAACTATAAATACACAAATAAAGACTATAGAAACTGATAGGGATAACTTAAAAGAATTATCAGAAAAACAGAAAAAATTCTTTGATAATGTTACACATGAGCTTAAAACTCCAATGACAACTATAATTGGATATAGTGAGATTATAAAAGATAATGAGTTTAGTGATATAGAATTTTTTAATAAAGGAATAAATAGAATTATATCTGAAGCTAATAGATTAAATCGGATGATAGTTCAACTTTTAGAAATATCTAAAAATACTAATAAAAATTTCGACTACGAATTGAAAAAAATTGATCTATCAAAAATTATTATTAGTATGTGTGAAGATATGATACACAAAGCTAGAAAATATAATATGGATATTAAATTTGATGTAGAGAGTGATATAAAAATTATAGCTAATGAGGATAAAATAAAAGAGATTATAATAAACTTATTAGATAATTCAATTAAGTATGGCCAAGTGAACTCTGATATATATTTAGATGCTCATAGAGATGGAAAATATGTTAATATATCTGTTTTAGATACAGGTGAAGGTATAGAAGCTTCGGAAATAGACAATATACTATCGCCTTTTTATAGAGTATCAAAGAGTGAAACTAGAGAACTTGGAAGTACTGGGCTAGGTCTAGCAATTGTAAAGTCTATAGTTGATAGCTATAATGGAAAAATATATATAAAAAGTGAAGTTAACAAAGGAACTCAAGTTATTGTAAAGCTTCCTACAATAAGTTAA
- a CDS encoding TVP38/TMEM64 family protein: MEHIETLFTLARDNYLLVFIIGTCASFLESFIPALPLMGIVVANSMVLGWGFGLLASTIGSCGATYLLFLLSNKFGHLKVFQKIEKNNDKVDKVIKWVKYQGFVSLFIAYSCPFIPGCLVTIACGISEKKADSFVPAMISGRIVMFLVASYIGNDLYGFLHSPMKIIFVSLLIVVSFLIGRKINNKIEAKHNN; the protein is encoded by the coding sequence ATGGAGCATATAGAGACGCTATTTACATTAGCTAGAGACAATTATTTATTAGTATTTATAATAGGAACCTGTGCAAGTTTTTTAGAAAGTTTTATACCAGCCCTTCCTCTTATGGGAATCGTTGTTGCAAACAGCATGGTGTTAGGTTGGGGATTTGGGCTTTTAGCATCGACAATAGGTTCTTGTGGAGCAACATATTTACTTTTTTTATTATCTAATAAATTTGGACATCTTAAAGTTTTTCAAAAGATAGAGAAAAATAATGATAAAGTTGATAAAGTTATAAAGTGGGTTAAATACCAAGGATTTGTGAGCTTATTTATAGCCTATTCTTGCCCGTTTATACCAGGGTGTTTAGTGACGATTGCTTGTGGTATATCAGAAAAGAAAGCAGATAGTTTCGTGCCAGCTATGATAAGTGGGAGAATAGTAATGTTTTTAGTTGCAAGCTATATTGGAAATGATTTATATGGCTTTTTACATAGCCCTATGAAGATAATTTTCGTGTCATTACTTATAGTAGTATCATTTTTAATAGGAAGAAAAATAAATAATAAAATAGAAGCTAAACATAATAATTAG
- a CDS encoding DUF4438 domain-containing protein, whose product MIKTNKEKVVKWSVQGKIHHPLALSYKVTHEGKPVVLPSTGGISYNVKVGDSVYGLAGDHVEPGVSIRNEENRESNALMTFSCIGNEAKVVSGDAKGSKGYVTGMHGGIEHVLIHFEDDVLDNLSIDDKIMVKAYGQGLNIEGHEDVHVMSIDPDLFEKLGVEEKNGKLHVPVVAKVPPYLMGSGIGSTNAYTGDYDIMTADFEEIKRLGLDKLKFGDLVMLEDCDNTYGRGYLKGAVSIGVIVHSDCVTLGHGPGVTTIMVSKTPKIEGIIDENANIVNFMKK is encoded by the coding sequence ATGATAAAAACAAATAAAGAAAAAGTAGTTAAATGGTCAGTACAAGGCAAAATTCATCATCCACTAGCATTAAGCTATAAAGTCACGCATGAAGGAAAACCTGTAGTACTACCATCAACAGGAGGTATATCTTATAATGTAAAGGTAGGAGATAGTGTATACGGTTTAGCTGGTGATCATGTTGAGCCAGGAGTATCCATAAGAAATGAAGAGAATAGAGAAAGCAATGCTCTTATGACATTTTCATGTATAGGTAATGAAGCAAAAGTAGTAAGTGGAGATGCAAAAGGTTCTAAAGGATATGTTACTGGTATGCATGGAGGTATAGAACATGTTCTTATACATTTTGAAGATGATGTTTTAGATAATTTGTCAATTGATGATAAGATTATGGTTAAAGCTTATGGGCAAGGGTTAAATATAGAAGGACATGAAGATGTTCATGTAATGAGTATAGATCCAGATTTATTTGAAAAATTAGGTGTTGAAGAAAAAAATGGAAAACTACATGTTCCAGTTGTAGCTAAGGTACCACCATATTTAATGGGTTCAGGAATAGGATCTACTAATGCTTATACAGGAGATTATGATATAATGACGGCTGATTTTGAAGAGATAAAAAGGCTAGGACTAGATAAATTAAAATTTGGGGATTTAGTTATGCTTGAAGATTGTGATAATACATATGGAAGAGGTTATTTAAAAGGAGCGGTTAGTATAGGTGTTATAGTTCATAGTGATTGTGTTACACTTGGACATGGACCTGGAGTAACAACTATAATGGTTAGTAAAACTCCTAAAATAGAAGGGATAATAGATGAAAATGCAAATATAGTTAATTTTATGAAAAAATAA
- the tpx gene encoding thiol peroxidase → MKVTFNGTPLTLEGNQVKVGDIAPDFTVVGNDLNPVKFSDIEGKKILVAVPSIDTPVCDMEVRKFNQEASKLNNVKVYTISMDLPFAQARWCGNSGIENVVTVSDYKDRAFSKAYGLYIKELGLVSRAVIVVDENNKIVYTEYLDEITNEPNYEKALEFVK, encoded by the coding sequence ATGAAAGTTACATTTAATGGAACACCATTAACATTAGAAGGGAATCAAGTTAAAGTTGGAGATATAGCTCCAGACTTTACAGTAGTAGGAAATGATTTAAATCCGGTAAAATTTAGTGATATAGAAGGTAAAAAAATATTAGTGGCAGTACCTTCTATAGATACACCTGTATGTGATATGGAAGTTAGAAAATTTAACCAAGAAGCATCAAAATTAAATAATGTAAAGGTATATACTATTTCAATGGATTTACCATTTGCACAAGCAAGATGGTGTGGAAATTCAGGAATTGAAAATGTAGTTACAGTTTCAGATTATAAAGATAGAGCATTTTCAAAAGCATACGGGTTATATATAAAAGAATTAGGCTTAGTATCTAGAGCAGTTATAGTTGTAGATGAAAACAATAAAATTGTTTATACTGAATACTTAGATGAGATAACTAATGAACCTAATTATGAAAAAGCATTAGAATTTGTAAAATAA
- a CDS encoding class I SAM-dependent methyltransferase translates to MSNIYTSRFIILNDEVTNICFMKIPYNWVSRKYEYKWAMNFIDSDDICLDSACGLPHPFKFFLASVATEVYAFDISPNIVDKSYILHSISKFFDKDDIDKAKKYIDKINFSVANLISLPYPNNFFTKIFCIGAISNLSNIDLNICIKEFYRVLKNNGYLILTTDVPPTNIIKLINSISNNGFSFVGNLDLTKNENIFTTSLPSCNNCFRLLAKK, encoded by the coding sequence ATGTCAAATATATATACTTCACGTTTTATTATATTAAATGATGAAGTAACTAATATATGTTTTATGAAAATTCCTTATAATTGGGTTAGTAGAAAATATGAATATAAATGGGCAATGAACTTTATAGATTCAGATGATATTTGTTTAGATTCAGCTTGTGGTTTACCACATCCATTTAAATTTTTTCTTGCTAGTGTAGCTACAGAAGTTTATGCTTTTGATATATCTCCAAATATAGTAGATAAATCTTATATACTACATTCAATTTCAAAATTTTTTGATAAAGATGATATTGATAAAGCAAAAAAGTATATTGATAAAATCAACTTTTCTGTTGCTAATTTAATTTCCTTACCTTACCCTAATAATTTTTTCACTAAAATATTTTGTATAGGTGCTATAAGTAATCTATCTAATATTGATTTAAATATCTGTATAAAAGAATTTTATAGAGTATTAAAAAATAATGGTTATTTAATTTTAACAACAGATGTACCTCCAACTAATATTATAAAATTAATTAATTCAATTTCTAATAATGGTTTCTCATTTGTCGGAAATCTAGATTTAACAAAAAATGAAAATATATTCACAACTTCTTTGCCAAGTTGTAATAACTGTTTTAGATTATTAGCAAAAAAATAA
- a CDS encoding DUF2804 family protein, which yields MRQIKNTKYLCNENGSLNEYSIGWGNIPFKDCSINKNIFIKKIWNRYMWISKEFILNFSIFDLGYISILNMSFFDLENFLKVSKKYKYPISKSIILDDKINSYVHFKSRNKFINILRSSNYINIDFKWDDMDLNSKVYLDYESLNLVVPWDCKYFHYTSKHMRLKTQGYLNIESKKYDLDNSNCFIDYGRGVWNKKAEWEGLITWFKSDKNENISINLVDKYTDNTGLNENCIKINDKIYKFKSDICFNYDKNKKLINIKSLKNDEVNLYFKIIEDNNKSHNAIFFRFKEFQKVGIIFGYIKYKDRYIEVKNTIGWCEKYFAKW from the coding sequence ATGAGGCAAATAAAAAATACTAAATATTTATGTAATGAAAATGGTAGTTTAAACGAATATTCTATTGGATGGGGGAATATTCCATTCAAGGATTGTAGTATAAATAAAAATATATTCATAAAAAAAATATGGAATAGGTATATGTGGATTAGCAAAGAGTTTATATTAAATTTTTCTATATTTGATTTAGGATATATATCTATTTTGAATATGAGTTTTTTTGATTTAGAAAATTTTTTAAAAGTTAGTAAAAAGTATAAGTATCCTATAAGTAAAAGTATTATTTTAGATGATAAAATAAACTCATATGTACATTTTAAAAGTAGAAATAAATTTATAAATATATTAAGAAGTTCTAACTATATAAATATAGATTTTAAATGGGATGATATGGATTTAAATTCTAAGGTATATTTAGATTATGAATCTCTAAATTTAGTAGTCCCTTGGGACTGCAAGTATTTTCACTATACATCTAAGCATATGAGACTTAAGACACAAGGCTATTTAAATATAGAAAGCAAAAAATATGATTTAGATAATAGCAATTGTTTTATAGATTATGGGAGAGGTGTTTGGAATAAAAAAGCTGAGTGGGAAGGATTAATCACATGGTTTAAATCTGATAAAAATGAAAATATATCAATAAATTTGGTAGATAAATATACTGATAACACAGGGTTAAATGAAAATTGTATTAAAATAAATGATAAAATATATAAATTTAAAAGTGATATTTGCTTTAATTATGATAAAAATAAAAAATTAATAAATATAAAATCTTTAAAAAATGATGAAGTGAATTTATATTTTAAAATAATTGAAGATAATAATAAAAGTCATAACGCAATCTTTTTTAGATTTAAGGAATTTCAAAAAGTAGGTATTATATTTGGATATATAAAATATAAAGATAGGTATATAGAAGTAAAAAATACTATAGGGTGGTGTGAAAAATATTTTGCGAAATGGTGA
- a CDS encoding 4Fe-4S dicluster domain-containing protein codes for MKRIDERDIIFSRANYKKGSPSYNDYYKNNPDKKLIDDSIRSRPNICSEGSMTYNEINSPMASSAFDFLSDIKHLCEGNKSPCKIEIDKYTITKRLKGLANHYGAKLVGVTKLKDYHFYTHRGRNENTYGDEIKSNHKYAIAFAVPMDVNMINRGPMLAEVVETSKAYVDVSIIGMILSYYIRNLGYDARNHMDSNYLLMPVLVAKDAGLGSIGRNTILTSKEYGSCIRLGVVTTTLELEVDEPKDFGLDDFCSICKKCAYNCPSSSLSLDKKFQENKNYNWNIDAESCYIKWRYLGTDCGICISVCPFSQQLDSIKNVTTFKDNLPLISEVLKEYTKKFGKRPFVPGNPSWMR; via the coding sequence ATGAAGAGAATTGATGAAAGAGATATTATATTTTCAAGAGCAAACTACAAAAAAGGATCCCCCTCTTATAATGACTATTATAAAAATAATCCTGATAAAAAATTAATTGACGATAGTATACGCTCTCGCCCAAATATTTGTAGTGAAGGTTCTATGACATATAACGAAATTAATTCACCAATGGCATCTTCAGCATTTGACTTTCTAAGTGATATTAAACACCTTTGTGAAGGAAATAAAAGTCCATGCAAAATTGAAATAGATAAATATACAATTACAAAAAGATTAAAAGGTCTAGCTAATCACTACGGTGCAAAATTGGTAGGAGTAACAAAGCTTAAAGATTATCACTTTTATACACATCGAGGTAGAAATGAAAATACTTATGGAGATGAGATTAAATCAAACCATAAATATGCTATAGCATTTGCTGTACCAATGGATGTTAATATGATTAATAGGGGACCTATGTTAGCTGAAGTTGTTGAAACTAGCAAAGCTTATGTAGATGTTTCAATAATTGGTATGATACTTAGCTATTATATAAGAAATTTAGGATACGATGCCAGAAATCACATGGATTCAAACTACCTCTTAATGCCTGTTTTAGTAGCTAAAGATGCAGGTCTTGGTAGTATAGGAAGAAATACTATCCTTACATCAAAAGAATATGGATCTTGTATAAGATTAGGAGTAGTTACTACAACACTTGAGTTAGAAGTAGATGAACCTAAGGACTTTGGACTAGATGATTTTTGCTCTATATGTAAAAAGTGTGCCTATAACTGTCCTTCTTCATCTTTATCTCTTGATAAAAAGTTTCAAGAAAATAAAAATTATAATTGGAATATAGATGCTGAATCATGCTATATAAAATGGAGATATCTTGGTACTGATTGTGGAATATGTATATCGGTTTGTCCATTTTCTCAACAACTAGACTCAATTAAAAATGTAACTACCTTTAAAGATAATCTACCTTTGATAAGTGAAGTTTTAAAAGAATATACAAAAAAATTTGGCAAAAGACCATTTGTTCCAGGCAACCCATCTTGGATGAGATAA
- a CDS encoding ABC transporter substrate-binding protein, producing the protein MIFLLKKLIILITLITSLSLLLIGCTPKSKSIKSKNLTKLTVAEVTHSVFYAPQYAAITQGFFEEEGIELDLINTQGADKTMAALLSGEADIGLMGPEASIYVYNKGNSNYAVNFAQLTQKDGSFLVARENTDNFSFEDLKGKEVLGGRKGGVPEMTLEYVMKKNGLTIGTDTQNGKVNVRTDIQFNVMSGAFAGGEGDYVALFEPSALELEKQGKGYVVASIGEESGLIPYTAYSAPVNYIKENKDTIQSFTNAVYKGQVWVQNNSAEDIANAIEPFFTDFNKEDLISVINRYKSIDAWSHTPILEEESLNLLMDVMEEAGELDKRAPYDKIVDTSFAKESIKNKK; encoded by the coding sequence GTGATTTTTTTGCTAAAAAAATTAATAATATTAATAACTTTAATTACTAGCCTATCTTTGCTTCTCATCGGATGTACTCCTAAATCTAAAAGTATTAAATCTAAAAATTTAACTAAGCTAACTGTTGCAGAGGTAACCCATTCAGTATTTTATGCTCCACAATATGCAGCTATAACTCAAGGTTTTTTTGAGGAAGAAGGTATTGAATTAGATCTTATAAATACTCAGGGAGCAGATAAAACAATGGCTGCACTTCTTTCTGGAGAAGCAGATATAGGACTTATGGGGCCAGAAGCATCTATTTATGTATATAATAAAGGAAATTCAAATTATGCAGTAAATTTTGCTCAATTAACTCAAAAAGATGGAAGCTTTTTAGTTGCCCGTGAAAATACTGATAATTTTTCTTTTGAGGATTTAAAAGGTAAAGAAGTTTTAGGTGGTAGAAAAGGTGGAGTTCCTGAAATGACATTAGAGTATGTTATGAAAAAAAATGGTCTAACTATAGGCACTGATACTCAAAATGGTAAAGTAAATGTCAGAACCGATATTCAATTCAACGTTATGAGTGGTGCATTTGCTGGAGGTGAAGGAGATTACGTTGCGTTATTTGAACCTTCTGCTTTAGAGCTTGAAAAACAAGGTAAAGGATACGTAGTAGCTTCTATTGGTGAAGAATCCGGTTTAATACCATACACTGCTTACTCAGCTCCCGTAAACTATATTAAAGAAAATAAAGATACTATTCAATCTTTTACAAATGCAGTTTATAAAGGGCAAGTTTGGGTTCAAAACAACTCAGCTGAAGATATAGCAAATGCTATAGAACCATTCTTTACTGATTTTAATAAAGAAGATTTAATATCCGTTATAAATAGATATAAATCTATAGATGCATGGTCACATACACCTATACTTGAGGAAGAAAGTTTAAATCTCTTAATGGATGTTATGGAAGAGGCAGGAGAATTAGATAAAAGAGCTCCTTACGATAAAATAGTAGATACTAGTTTTGCTAAGGAAAGTATAAAAAATAAAAAATAA
- a CDS encoding nitroreductase family protein, with protein sequence MNYKYLISNKRSVRKFKNQEIKKSDFRIIEEYINMSKKLVPEISTEIKVFNKDKVYPKLDKIAGYNGHMIEAPNYVIILSDIDKGYIENSGYIGENLTLKAMDLGIDSCWVTFKESSLIKEKLEILSDKEVTAIIALGYGDTVKTKLATSDSSRLGVEKIVYIDKWGENATIELLEERGLLDAFSFARMAPSTLNRQPWRFIIDGGKVILAVRKDEFASEYEGKVDVGIVMLYFSLIIDTTMFDLKWTLENGNRNYDVPTDYEIIGYCNI encoded by the coding sequence ATGAATTACAAATATCTTATATCCAATAAAAGGTCAGTAAGAAAATTTAAAAATCAAGAAATAAAAAAATCAGATTTCAGAATAATAGAAGAATATATAAATATGTCTAAAAAACTTGTACCAGAAATAAGTACTGAAATTAAAGTTTTTAATAAAGATAAAGTTTATCCAAAACTTGATAAAATAGCAGGATATAATGGACATATGATAGAAGCACCAAACTATGTAATCATTTTATCTGATATAGATAAAGGATACATAGAAAATTCAGGATATATAGGAGAAAACTTAACTTTAAAGGCCATGGACTTAGGAATCGACTCATGTTGGGTTACCTTTAAAGAGAGTTCGCTTATAAAAGAAAAACTTGAAATTTTATCAGATAAGGAAGTTACAGCAATTATTGCACTAGGTTATGGAGATACTGTAAAAACTAAATTAGCTACTAGTGACTCATCTAGATTAGGTGTAGAAAAGATAGTTTATATAGATAAATGGGGAGAAAATGCAACCATAGAATTATTAGAAGAAAGAGGATTATTAGATGCATTTAGTTTTGCTAGAATGGCACCATCTACATTAAATAGACAACCTTGGAGATTTATAATTGATGGAGGCAAAGTGATTCTTGCAGTAAGAAAAGATGAATTTGCAAGTGAGTATGAAGGTAAAGTTGATGTAGGGATAGTTATGCTATACTTTTCATTAATAATTGATACAACTATGTTTGATTTAAAATGGACTCTAGAAAACGGTAATAGAAATTATGACGTACCAACAGATTATGAAATAATAGGATATTGTAATATATAA
- a CDS encoding ABC transporter permease, which translates to MKQNNVSQGHKQYLKSLKKEKNLIFFYQIFILVGFIALWELLARLNIIDVFLFSKPSDIYNLFIKYIQNGELFKHILISSYETIVGLAVGTILGILVAIMLWWSERLSKILDPFLVVLNALPKTALAPILIVWAGAGLNGIIVIAITISVVVTILSAYNYFISVDEEKVKMLKSFGASKLQILTKLIFPSNIGNLINLTKINIGMAWVGVIVGEFLVSRYGLGYLIVYGGQVFKLDLVMMGVIVLALCALIMYQVLNIAEKIYKSKR; encoded by the coding sequence GTGAAACAAAATAATGTATCACAAGGTCATAAACAATATTTAAAATCGCTAAAAAAAGAAAAGAATCTAATCTTTTTTTATCAAATATTTATATTGGTTGGATTTATAGCTCTTTGGGAATTACTTGCTAGACTTAATATAATAGATGTATTTCTATTTAGCAAACCTAGTGATATTTACAATCTTTTTATAAAATATATTCAAAATGGAGAATTGTTTAAGCATATATTAATATCTAGCTATGAGACAATAGTTGGATTAGCAGTTGGTACAATTTTGGGAATATTAGTAGCTATAATGCTTTGGTGGTCAGAAAGATTGTCTAAAATACTTGATCCATTTTTGGTTGTACTAAATGCACTTCCTAAAACAGCATTAGCACCAATTTTAATAGTTTGGGCTGGAGCTGGTTTAAATGGAATAATAGTTATAGCTATTACTATATCTGTTGTTGTTACTATATTATCCGCCTATAATTATTTTATAAGTGTTGATGAGGAAAAAGTCAAAATGCTTAAAAGTTTTGGAGCATCAAAACTTCAAATTCTTACAAAATTGATATTTCCTTCTAACATAGGAAATTTAATAAATTTAACTAAAATTAATATAGGTATGGCTTGGGTTGGCGTAATAGTAGGTGAATTCTTAGTATCTAGATATGGGCTTGGGTACTTAATAGTTTATGGTGGCCAAGTTTTCAAATTAGATTTAGTAATGATGGGAGTAATAGTATTAGCCCTTTGTGCTTTAATTATGTATCAAGTTTTAAATATAGCAGAAAAAATTTATAAAAGTAAAAGATAA
- a CDS encoding ABC transporter ATP-binding protein: protein MNEVLKVSNLSKTFYTKDGELEVLKNINFTLNEGEILTFLGPSGSGKSTILNILTGLLIPSEGNFFVDGTVGYMFQKDHLLEWRNVMDNVLIGLEIQNKKSSKYINFVEKLLKTYGLWDFRSMYPKELSGGMRQRVALIRTLAVNPDVLLLDEPFSALDYQTRILVSDDIYKIIKNENKSTILVTHDISEAISMSDKVAVLSKRPASIKSIYNIDLKISETRTPIISRSAENFKDYFNILWKEIDSSETK, encoded by the coding sequence ATGAATGAAGTTTTAAAAGTCAGCAACTTGTCAAAAACCTTTTATACAAAAGATGGAGAACTTGAAGTTTTAAAAAACATAAATTTTACTCTTAATGAAGGTGAAATATTAACATTTTTAGGACCTTCAGGTAGTGGAAAGTCAACTATTCTTAATATTTTAACTGGATTACTAATTCCTTCTGAAGGAAATTTTTTCGTTGATGGAACTGTTGGATATATGTTTCAAAAAGACCATCTTCTTGAGTGGAGAAACGTTATGGATAATGTGTTGATTGGGCTAGAAATACAAAATAAAAAGTCTAGTAAATATATTAATTTTGTTGAAAAATTACTAAAAACCTATGGTTTATGGGATTTTAGAAGTATGTATCCAAAAGAACTTTCTGGAGGTATGAGACAAAGAGTTGCTCTTATCCGTACTTTAGCAGTAAATCCTGATGTGTTATTGCTTGATGAGCCATTTTCTGCTTTGGATTATCAAACAAGAATTTTAGTTAGTGATGATATTTATAAAATAATAAAGAATGAAAATAAATCTACTATTTTAGTTACCCATGATATATCAGAAGCTATTTCTATGTCAGATAAGGTCGCAGTTTTATCCAAACGTCCTGCATCTATAAAAAGTATCTATAATATAGATTTAAAAATATCAGAAACTAGAACTCCTATAATATCAAGAAGTGCTGAAAATTTTAAAGACTATTTTAATATCTTGTGGAAGGAGATTGATTCTAGTGAAACAAAATAA
- a CDS encoding amidohydrolase family protein — MNNSKKFKEYLTNQDIEGLKSIPKGELHNHGGLGMKFETIYKYTDKQIKRPSENMYGIKGLDDFIFNEYINHIKTKNDFLWTIEATVKEAINDGITKLEASIDCHEILRFEDENDFFNSIYSIVDKYNDKIEFKPEIGVAKSITDENLKNLVSKLIQSGVFRSIDLYGDEAITGFERYKDYYKYAKTKGLKLKAHAGEFLGANNVKEAIEVLNLDEIQHGFRAIEDEYVVDMIKERNIRLNICPTSNLYLKAIDNIKNHPAKELFNKGVDISINTDDLIVFGSNVSEEYLMLYNNNIFSAEELDLIRLNSIK; from the coding sequence ATGAATAATAGTAAAAAATTTAAAGAGTACTTAACAAATCAAGATATAGAAGGATTAAAAAGTATACCTAAGGGAGAATTACATAATCATGGTGGCTTAGGTATGAAATTTGAAACAATATACAAATATACTGATAAACAAATAAAAAGACCAAGTGAAAATATGTATGGAATAAAAGGGTTAGACGATTTTATATTTAATGAGTATATAAATCATATAAAAACTAAAAATGATTTTTTATGGACTATTGAAGCAACTGTAAAAGAGGCTATAAATGATGGGATAACTAAACTTGAAGCAAGTATAGATTGTCATGAAATTCTTAGATTTGAAGATGAAAATGATTTTTTTAACAGTATATATAGTATAGTTGATAAGTATAACGATAAAATAGAGTTTAAACCAGAAATAGGAGTAGCAAAAAGTATAACAGATGAAAATTTAAAAAATTTAGTTTCAAAACTTATACAAAGTGGTGTATTTAGGTCTATTGATTTATATGGAGATGAAGCAATTACAGGTTTTGAAAGATATAAAGATTACTATAAATACGCAAAGACAAAAGGGTTAAAATTAAAAGCTCATGCAGGTGAGTTTTTAGGGGCTAATAATGTTAAAGAAGCTATAGAAGTTTTAAATTTAGATGAAATTCAACATGGATTTAGAGCTATAGAGGATGAATATGTTGTGGATATGATAAAAGAAAGGAACATAAGGTTAAATATATGTCCTACGAGTAATTTATATTTAAAGGCAATAGACAATATAAAAAACCATCCAGCAAAGGAACTATTTAATAAAGGTGTTGATATAAGTATAAATACAGATGATTTAATTGTGTTTGGCTCTAATGTAAGTGAAGAGTATTTAATGCTTTATAATAATAATATCTTTTCAGCTGAAGAACTAGATTTAATTAGATTAAACTCTATAAAATAA